In bacterium YEK0313, one genomic interval encodes:
- the azo1 gene encoding FMN-dependent NADPH-azoreductase, with protein MTNHRPYIVGIGGTTANHSSSEKALLAALAHAERNGAEVAAFVSDDLDFPNYGAGRLDARASRLVEAIRRCDGLIIATPAYHGIMSGMIKNALDCVEELRTDARPYLDGRAVGTIVCAYGDQAMGTTLASLRAVVHALRGWPTPMGVAINSSTCRFGPDGECSDPGVTARLALLADQTLGFARLCHVA; from the coding sequence ATGACGAACCACCGGCCCTATATTGTCGGCATCGGCGGAACCACCGCGAACCATTCGTCGAGCGAAAAGGCGCTGCTTGCGGCCCTCGCCCATGCCGAGCGCAACGGCGCCGAAGTCGCCGCCTTCGTATCCGACGATCTCGACTTTCCGAACTACGGCGCCGGTCGTCTCGATGCCCGGGCCTCCCGTCTCGTCGAGGCGATCCGTCGGTGCGACGGGCTGATCATCGCCACGCCCGCCTATCACGGCATCATGTCCGGCATGATCAAGAATGCCCTGGACTGCGTCGAGGAACTGCGCACCGACGCGCGGCCCTATCTCGACGGCCGGGCGGTAGGCACCATCGTCTGCGCCTATGGCGACCAGGCCATGGGCACCACGCTGGCCAGCCTCAGGGCGGTCGTCCACGCGCTTCGCGGCTGGCCGACCCCCATGGGCGTCGCAATCAATTCGAGCACCTGCCGCTTCGGCCCGGACGGCGAATGCTCGGATCCGGGCGTGACGGCGCGGCTGGCGCTGCTCGCGGACCAGACGCTCGGCTTTGCGAGGCTCTGCCATGTCGCGTGA
- the Dml_2 gene encoding 2,3-dimethylmalate lyase: MAVSIRSLLDANETIIAPGAYDCLTANAIDRAGFNAAYMTGAGVSASHGFPDYGLLTMSEMVAVAGRIARSLSIPLIADGDTGFGNELNAARAVREYERAGVSAMHIEDQVFPKKCGHFSDKAIIPREDFIAKIRAAARARERQDFVLIARTDARAVEGFETAVDRACRALDAGADVAFVEAPQNLDEMAAIPRRVQGPCLLNVVWRGRTPDVTFAEAEDMGYRIVILPSLLLKSVMGLSEEMLAAARRDGRHPKPPGDIDIKGGIARAGGAEWRRIEACMP, from the coding sequence ATGGCTGTATCCATCCGATCCCTTCTGGACGCGAACGAGACGATCATCGCGCCCGGGGCCTATGACTGCCTGACGGCCAATGCGATCGACCGCGCCGGCTTCAACGCCGCCTATATGACCGGGGCCGGCGTGTCGGCGTCCCACGGCTTTCCCGACTACGGCCTGCTGACCATGTCGGAAATGGTCGCTGTCGCCGGGCGCATCGCCAGGTCCCTGTCCATTCCGCTGATCGCCGATGGCGATACCGGCTTCGGCAATGAGCTGAACGCGGCCCGGGCGGTGCGCGAATACGAGCGCGCCGGCGTCTCCGCCATGCATATCGAGGACCAGGTGTTTCCGAAGAAATGCGGGCATTTCAGCGACAAGGCGATCATTCCGCGCGAGGACTTCATCGCCAAGATCAGGGCGGCGGCGCGCGCCCGGGAGCGGCAGGACTTCGTCCTCATCGCGCGCACTGACGCCCGCGCCGTCGAGGGCTTCGAGACGGCGGTCGACCGCGCCTGCCGCGCGCTCGATGCCGGCGCCGATGTCGCCTTCGTCGAGGCGCCGCAGAACCTCGACGAGATGGCCGCCATCCCGCGGCGCGTCCAGGGTCCTTGCCTCCTCAATGTCGTCTGGCGCGGCAGGACGCCGGACGTGACCTTCGCCGAAGCCGAAGACATGGGCTATCGCATCGTCATTCTGCCCAGCCTGCTGCTCAAATCGGTGATGGGACTGTCGGAAGAGATGCTCGCTGCCGCCCGGCGCGACGGCCGTCATCCGAAGCCGCCCGGCGACATCGACATTAAGGGCGGCATTGCGCGGGCCGGCGGCGCGGAATGGCGCCGCATCGAGGCGTGCATGCCATGA
- the leuC_3 gene encoding 3-isopropylmalate dehydratase large subunit, which produces MSRDPAPAPAAQTLFDKLWARHTVMDHPIAGTLLYIDRHLLHEGSRNAFSLLARKGLAVRRPDLTVATADHYVPTRQRDIAAIEAASTREIVADLTANTTAAGIRLFDIAHPQQGIVHVIGPELGLSLPGMTIICGDSHTATHGALGALAFGVGASQVAHALATQTLWQKKPRQMRIRIEGTLRPGTFAKDLILAVIATIGAAGGTGHAIEYAGSAVDALSIEGRLTLCNMTIEAGARFGLIAPDDVTFAYVDGRPFAPTGATRERQLADWRTLATDTGAAFDREVVLDAAKVDPMITWGTSPEDGVPVGGRVPDPDGIADPLRRAGKREALDYMGLEPGAPIASIAFDRVFIGSCTNGRLEDLRAAAAVAQGRRAVIPAIVVPGSTEVRARAEAEGLDRIFTAAGFEWRMSGCSMCVGMNGDLGRPGERCASTSNRNFVGRQGKGVRTHLMSPAMAAAVAVNGRAVDISRS; this is translated from the coding sequence ATGTCGCGTGACCCTGCTCCCGCGCCGGCGGCGCAGACCCTGTTCGACAAGCTCTGGGCGCGCCACACGGTCATGGACCATCCCATCGCCGGAACGCTGCTCTATATCGACCGCCATCTGCTGCACGAGGGATCGCGCAATGCCTTCTCGCTGCTGGCGCGCAAGGGCCTCGCGGTCCGTCGGCCGGACCTGACGGTCGCGACCGCCGATCACTATGTCCCGACCCGCCAGCGCGACATTGCCGCGATCGAGGCCGCTTCGACCCGCGAGATCGTCGCCGACCTGACCGCGAACACTACGGCCGCGGGCATCCGGCTGTTCGACATCGCCCATCCGCAGCAGGGGATCGTGCACGTGATCGGGCCGGAGCTCGGCCTCAGCCTGCCGGGCATGACCATCATCTGCGGTGACAGCCACACCGCCACCCATGGCGCGCTCGGGGCGCTCGCCTTCGGTGTCGGTGCCTCGCAGGTGGCGCATGCGCTCGCCACCCAGACGCTCTGGCAGAAGAAGCCCCGCCAGATGCGCATCCGCATCGAGGGAACCCTGCGTCCCGGAACCTTCGCCAAGGACCTGATCCTGGCGGTGATCGCGACCATCGGCGCGGCGGGCGGCACCGGCCACGCGATCGAATATGCTGGTTCGGCCGTGGACGCCCTGTCGATCGAAGGGCGCCTGACCCTCTGCAACATGACGATCGAGGCCGGCGCCCGTTTCGGATTGATCGCGCCTGACGATGTGACTTTCGCCTATGTCGACGGCCGCCCCTTCGCACCGACCGGAGCGACCCGCGAGCGCCAGCTCGCCGACTGGCGGACGCTCGCCACCGACACCGGCGCGGCCTTCGACCGGGAGGTCGTGCTGGACGCGGCGAAGGTCGATCCGATGATCACCTGGGGCACCAGCCCGGAGGACGGCGTGCCGGTCGGCGGCCGCGTCCCCGATCCGGACGGCATTGCCGATCCGCTCCGCCGGGCCGGCAAGCGCGAGGCGCTGGACTATATGGGCCTCGAGCCGGGCGCGCCGATCGCGTCCATTGCCTTCGACCGGGTCTTCATCGGCTCATGCACCAACGGGCGGCTCGAGGATCTGCGGGCCGCCGCCGCCGTCGCGCAGGGGCGGCGCGCCGTCATCCCGGCGATCGTCGTGCCCGGCTCCACGGAGGTCCGCGCGCGGGCCGAGGCGGAAGGTCTCGACCGGATCTTCACCGCGGCCGGCTTCGAATGGCGCATGTCGGGCTGTTCCATGTGCGTCGGCATGAACGGCGATCTCGGCCGTCCCGGCGAGCGCTGCGCCTCGACCTCGAACCGGAACTTCGTCGGCCGGCAGGGCAAGGGGGTCCGCACCCATCTGATGAGCCCGGCCATGGCGGCGGCGGTCGCCGTCAATGGCCGTGCGGTGGACATATCGAGGAGCTGA
- the fabG_16 gene encoding 3-oxoacyl-[acyl-carrier-protein] reductase FabG, whose amino-acid sequence MTDHSIKGKTVLIAGGAKNLGGLLARDLAGHGAKAVAIHYNSAATAKDAEATVAAVKAAGAEAVALQADLTTAGAMEKLFADAVAAVGRPDIAINTVGKVLKKPFVEISEAEYDEMTAVNSKSAFFFLKEAGRHVRDNGKICTLVTSLLGAYTPFYAAYAGTKAPVEHFTRAASKEFGARGISVTAIGPGPMDTPFFYPAEGADAVAYHKSAAALSPFSKTGLTDIEDIVPFIRFLVSDGWWMTGQTILVNGGYTTK is encoded by the coding sequence ATGACCGACCACAGCATCAAGGGCAAGACCGTGCTCATCGCCGGCGGGGCGAAAAATCTCGGAGGATTGCTCGCCCGCGACCTGGCCGGGCACGGCGCCAAGGCGGTTGCGATCCACTACAACAGCGCAGCGACGGCGAAGGACGCCGAGGCGACCGTCGCCGCCGTCAAGGCAGCCGGAGCGGAGGCGGTCGCCCTGCAGGCCGATCTGACCACGGCAGGCGCGATGGAGAAGCTGTTCGCCGACGCGGTCGCGGCGGTCGGCCGGCCCGACATCGCCATCAACACCGTCGGCAAGGTCCTGAAGAAGCCCTTCGTCGAGATCAGCGAGGCCGAATATGACGAGATGACCGCGGTCAATTCGAAATCGGCCTTCTTCTTCCTCAAGGAGGCCGGCCGGCATGTCCGCGACAACGGCAAGATCTGCACGCTGGTGACGTCGCTGCTCGGCGCCTATACGCCGTTCTACGCGGCCTATGCCGGCACCAAGGCACCGGTGGAACATTTCACCCGGGCGGCTTCGAAAGAGTTCGGCGCGCGTGGCATCTCGGTGACCGCCATCGGGCCGGGGCCGATGGACACGCCCTTCTTCTATCCGGCCGAGGGCGCCGACGCGGTCGCCTATCACAAGTCGGCGGCGGCGCTCTCGCCTTTCTCCAAGACCGGCCTCACCGATATCGAGGACATCGTGCCGTTCATCCGCTTCCTGGTCTCCGACGGCTGGTGGATGACCGGACAGACCATCCTGGTCAATGGCGGCTACACGACGAAGTGA
- the ydbD gene encoding putative manganese catalase produces MFMRLNRLQVDLPAPARQDPNAAAALQELLGGKYGEMSTLGNYLFQSFNFRSKSKLRPFYSLVAAITAEELGHVELVSNGVAMLNNGPDSDLDAVAGDDISDAPYEAMKDIRLASAFLSNAGGATPVNANGASWNTDFVTTTGNVIVDLLHNFHLECGARLHKLRVYETLSEATGREVCGYLLVRGSVHAHAYALALKSLTGVDIENMLPTPNINLDRIPECRKYLAEGSHRRLYTFSPDDYRDIAGIWSGSALPGDPPGELAVVEGAPEGGKIHDLTGDPSVFAPNYAPEEMFEVAAKLYQKSR; encoded by the coding sequence ATGTTCATGCGCCTCAATCGCCTTCAGGTCGACCTTCCCGCGCCAGCCAGACAGGACCCCAATGCCGCCGCTGCCCTCCAGGAACTGCTGGGCGGCAAATACGGGGAAATGTCGACGCTCGGGAACTATCTGTTTCAGAGCTTCAACTTCCGCAGCAAGTCGAAGCTGCGGCCGTTCTACAGCCTGGTGGCCGCGATCACCGCGGAGGAACTGGGCCATGTCGAATTGGTCAGCAACGGCGTCGCCATGCTGAACAACGGCCCCGATTCCGATCTCGACGCGGTCGCGGGCGACGACATTTCGGACGCGCCCTACGAGGCCATGAAGGACATCCGGCTGGCCTCGGCCTTCCTTTCCAATGCCGGCGGCGCGACGCCGGTCAATGCCAATGGCGCGTCATGGAACACGGATTTCGTCACGACGACCGGCAATGTCATCGTCGACCTCCTGCACAATTTCCACCTCGAATGCGGCGCCCGGCTTCACAAGCTGCGCGTCTATGAGACCCTTTCGGAGGCCACCGGCCGCGAGGTCTGCGGCTATCTTCTCGTCCGCGGCTCGGTGCATGCCCACGCCTATGCGCTCGCGCTGAAGTCCCTGACCGGCGTGGACATCGAGAACATGCTGCCGACCCCGAACATCAATCTCGACCGGATACCGGAATGCCGGAAATACCTGGCGGAGGGGTCGCATCGCCGCCTCTATACGTTCAGTCCTGACGACTACCGGGACATTGCGGGCATCTGGAGCGGCAGCGCGCTGCCAGGAGACCCGCCCGGCGAACTGGCCGTGGTCGAAGGCGCCCCCGAGGGCGGCAAGATCCACGATCTGACAGGCGATCCCTCGGTGTTCGCGCCGAACTACGCGCCCGAGGAAATGTTTGAGGTCGCCGCCAAGCTTTACCAGAAATCCCGCTAG
- the lolD_2 gene encoding Lipoprotein-releasing system ATP-binding protein LolD — protein sequence MTPLIAAHGLTRRLDEMVPVTLVDNVSLSIGAREFVAITGPSGSGKSSLLYLLGLLDRPTAGTLAIAGRDTEPMGEDERAATRLATMGFVFQFHFLLPEFSARDNVEIPMRRLGRLGRGEMRERAEALLTSLGLADHLDKRPDQLSGGQRQRVAVARALANDPPVILADEPTGSLDSRSSEQVFDILTELVRGRGKTVVAVTHDLAMAERTDRRIHLVDGRISSDERGRGAGPPG from the coding sequence ATGACCCCGCTCATCGCCGCGCACGGCCTGACGCGCAGGCTCGACGAGATGGTGCCGGTCACCCTGGTCGACAATGTCTCCCTGTCGATCGGCGCGCGCGAATTCGTCGCCATTACCGGCCCGTCGGGCTCCGGCAAGTCGTCGCTGCTCTACCTGCTCGGCCTTCTCGACCGGCCGACGGCGGGTACGCTGGCGATCGCTGGCCGCGACACCGAGCCGATGGGCGAGGACGAGCGGGCGGCGACGCGGCTCGCCACGATGGGCTTCGTGTTCCAGTTCCACTTCCTGCTGCCGGAATTCTCCGCGCGCGACAATGTCGAGATCCCCATGCGGCGGCTCGGCCGGCTCGGCCGGGGCGAAATGCGCGAGCGGGCCGAGGCCCTGCTCACCTCGCTCGGCCTCGCCGATCATCTCGACAAGCGGCCGGACCAACTCTCCGGCGGCCAGCGCCAGCGCGTGGCGGTCGCGCGGGCGCTCGCCAACGACCCGCCCGTGATTCTCGCCGACGAGCCGACCGGCAGCCTCGACAGCAGGAGCTCCGAACAGGTCTTCGACATCCTGACCGAGCTGGTGCGCGGGCGCGGCAAGACGGTGGTCGCCGTCACCCACGACCTCGCGATGGCCGAGCGGACCGACCGGCGGATCCATCTCGTCGACGGCCGGATCAGCTCGGACGAAAGGGGACGGGGGGCAGGTCCGCCGGGCTGA
- the fdhA gene encoding Glutathione-independent formaldehyde dehydrogenase: MRALTWHGKGDVRCERVPDPAISDGRDAIIKVTACAICGSDLHIYGGLIPSMEAGDVLGHEAMGEVVEVGRDNKALKVGDRVVVPFTIACGACFFCKRGQFSGCERSNPNRAAAEKLWGSSPSGLFGYSHLLGGYAGGQAEYLRVPYADTGAIKVPDGLSDEQVLFLSDIFPTGYMAADFCDIQPGDTIAIWGCGPVGQMAIRSAFLLGAGRVLAVDTVPERLELARRGGAETIDFRTDDVYDRIKELTAGRGADACIDAVGTEADALASLDSVVDRLKVATFMGTDRPHVLRQAIHCCRNFGIVSIVGVYGGYLDKIPMGSAINRGLTFRMAQTPVQRYMPALLDRIAKGEIDPSFVITHRALLDDGPDLYRTFREKKDGCIKVVLQP, from the coding sequence ATGAGAGCTCTCACCTGGCATGGCAAGGGCGACGTTCGCTGCGAGCGCGTACCCGATCCGGCCATCAGCGACGGCCGCGACGCCATCATCAAGGTGACGGCCTGTGCCATCTGCGGTTCCGACCTGCACATCTATGGCGGCCTCATCCCGTCCATGGAGGCCGGCGACGTTCTCGGCCACGAGGCGATGGGCGAGGTGGTGGAGGTCGGCCGGGACAACAAGGCGTTGAAGGTCGGCGACCGCGTGGTCGTGCCGTTCACGATAGCCTGCGGCGCTTGCTTTTTCTGCAAGCGCGGCCAATTCTCCGGCTGCGAGCGGTCGAATCCCAACCGCGCGGCGGCTGAAAAGCTCTGGGGCTCGTCACCTTCAGGACTGTTCGGATATTCCCACCTGCTCGGCGGATATGCCGGTGGCCAGGCCGAATATCTGCGCGTGCCCTATGCCGATACCGGGGCCATCAAGGTGCCCGATGGCCTGTCCGACGAACAGGTGCTCTTCCTTTCGGACATTTTCCCGACCGGCTACATGGCCGCCGACTTCTGCGACATCCAGCCGGGCGACACGATCGCCATTTGGGGATGCGGCCCGGTCGGGCAGATGGCGATCCGCAGCGCATTCCTGCTGGGCGCCGGCCGGGTTCTGGCGGTCGACACCGTGCCGGAACGGCTGGAGCTTGCCCGCCGCGGCGGTGCCGAGACCATCGATTTCCGGACCGACGACGTCTACGACCGGATCAAGGAGCTCACGGCCGGACGCGGCGCCGATGCCTGCATCGATGCCGTCGGCACCGAGGCCGATGCCTTGGCTTCACTGGATTCCGTCGTCGACCGGCTCAAGGTGGCCACCTTCATGGGGACCGACCGGCCGCATGTCCTTCGCCAGGCGATCCATTGCTGCCGGAACTTCGGCATCGTCTCGATCGTCGGGGTCTATGGCGGCTATCTCGACAAGATTCCCATGGGGTCGGCGATCAATCGCGGCCTCACCTTCCGCATGGCCCAGACGCCGGTGCAGCGCTACATGCCGGCCCTGCTCGATCGCATCGCCAAGGGCGAGATCGATCCTTCCTTTGTCATCACGCATCGCGCGCTGCTGGACGACGGGCCGGACCTCTACAGGACCTTCCGCGAGAAGAAGGACGGCTGCATCAAGGTGGTTCTCCAACCGTGA
- a CDS encoding putative oxidoreductase, with amino-acid sequence MMTSASRPLAVVTGASTGIGYELAKLAAEKGYDLVIASNDGQLEVAAQSLRKLGAVVHPVDVDLATMAGVDTLYDVVGGTGQPVAALLANAGKGAGHAFLDEEVDEWRRVIETNVTGTLYLIHRVGRDMRRDGMGRILITGSIAGFMPGPFQAVYNGSKAFIDSFAFALRNELEDTGVTVTCLMPGATETEFFARAGMLDTKLGQAEKDDPADVARTGFEAMLNGEGDVVSGWMNKVRAAFANIVPAEMLAAQHRKMAAPGTGKSSS; translated from the coding sequence ATGATGACCTCCGCATCACGGCCGCTCGCCGTCGTCACCGGCGCATCGACAGGCATAGGCTACGAACTCGCCAAGCTCGCCGCCGAGAAGGGCTACGACCTGGTGATCGCGTCGAACGACGGGCAGCTCGAGGTCGCCGCGCAATCGCTGCGGAAGCTGGGCGCCGTCGTCCATCCGGTCGATGTCGACCTCGCGACCATGGCGGGCGTCGACACGCTCTACGATGTCGTCGGCGGCACCGGCCAGCCGGTGGCGGCACTCCTTGCCAATGCCGGCAAAGGCGCCGGCCATGCCTTCCTCGACGAGGAGGTCGACGAATGGCGCCGGGTGATCGAGACGAACGTGACCGGCACGCTCTACCTGATCCACCGCGTCGGCCGTGACATGCGGCGGGACGGCATGGGGCGCATTCTCATCACCGGCTCCATTGCCGGCTTCATGCCGGGGCCGTTCCAGGCGGTCTACAATGGTTCGAAGGCCTTCATCGACTCCTTCGCTTTCGCCCTGCGCAACGAACTGGAGGACACCGGCGTGACGGTGACGTGTCTCATGCCCGGCGCCACAGAAACGGAATTCTTCGCTCGGGCGGGCATGCTCGACACGAAGCTCGGCCAGGCCGAGAAGGACGATCCGGCGGACGTCGCGCGGACCGGCTTCGAGGCGATGCTGAACGGTGAAGGGGATGTCGTCAGCGGCTGGATGAACAAGGTGCGGGCGGCGTTCGCCAACATCGTCCCAGCCGAGATGCTGGCCGCCCAGCACCGCAAGATGGCCGCTCCCGGCACCGGCAAGTCGTCATCATAA
- the dmlR_18 gene encoding HTH-type transcriptional regulator DmlR, with translation MDRIDLFRIFARVVESASFTRAASLLGIPRSSVSAAVQELEGRVGARLLHRTTRKVSLTQDGAAFYERCVRLVADVEEAETLFRSAATPTGRLRFDVPGRIGRLVVAPALPAFLDSYPEIDIELGVTDRAINLVEDSVDCVLRVGPLSDSGLIARPIGELDLINVASPAYLERHGVPAGPDVLDAHWAVSYASPSSGRVAPWEWRDGGEIRTCSMRSRVTVNSAEAYIACCIAGLGLIQIPAYDVRPQLAAGTLVEVMAGHRAAPMPMTLLYPHRQHLSRRLQVFADWLDALLRREVLA, from the coding sequence ATGGACCGGATCGACCTTTTCAGGATCTTCGCGCGTGTCGTCGAAAGCGCGAGCTTCACGCGCGCGGCAAGCCTGCTCGGCATTCCCCGATCCTCGGTCTCGGCCGCCGTGCAGGAGCTGGAGGGCCGGGTCGGGGCCCGGCTTCTCCACCGCACCACCCGCAAGGTCTCGCTCACCCAGGACGGTGCGGCCTTCTACGAGCGCTGCGTCCGGCTGGTCGCCGATGTCGAAGAGGCAGAGACGCTGTTCCGCTCGGCGGCGACGCCGACCGGCCGGCTGCGGTTCGACGTGCCCGGCCGTATCGGCCGGCTGGTCGTCGCCCCCGCCCTGCCCGCCTTCCTCGACAGCTATCCCGAGATCGACATCGAGCTCGGCGTGACCGACCGCGCGATCAATCTGGTCGAGGACAGCGTGGACTGCGTGCTGCGGGTCGGACCGCTCAGCGATTCCGGCCTCATCGCCCGGCCGATCGGCGAGCTCGACCTGATCAATGTGGCGAGCCCGGCCTATCTCGAACGCCACGGTGTGCCTGCCGGACCGGATGTGCTCGATGCCCATTGGGCTGTCAGCTACGCCTCGCCGTCCTCGGGACGGGTCGCGCCCTGGGAATGGCGCGACGGCGGGGAGATCAGGACCTGCTCCATGCGCTCGCGCGTCACCGTCAACAGCGCCGAGGCCTATATAGCCTGCTGCATCGCCGGGCTCGGCCTCATCCAGATCCCGGCCTATGACGTCAGGCCGCAGCTCGCCGCCGGCACGCTGGTCGAGGTCATGGCCGGTCACCGCGCGGCCCCCATGCCGATGACGCTGCTCTATCCGCACCGCCAGCACCTGTCCCGCCGCCTGCAGGTCTTCGCCGACTGGCTCGACGCTCTCCTGCGTCGCGAGGTTCTGGCCTGA
- the leuD_4 gene encoding 3-isopropylmalate dehydratase small subunit, translated as MRPFTKVRSVAAPLPLDNVDTDQILPARFLSQRREDGYADYCFRDLRFAADGSPLAEFPLNQPRYKGASILVAGSNFGCGSSREGAVYALMDCGIRAIIAESFGDIFHQNALVNGMLPVVLAKAQVAAIMERADNPAAGAIEIDLEAQRVVLGSTAIDFAIDPFRRHCLLNGVDDIDFTLQFAADIGRYEAQHGLA; from the coding sequence ATGCGCCCCTTCACCAAGGTCCGATCGGTCGCCGCGCCGCTGCCGCTCGACAATGTCGACACCGATCAGATCCTGCCGGCGCGGTTCCTGTCGCAGCGGCGCGAGGACGGTTATGCCGACTATTGCTTCCGCGACCTGCGCTTCGCCGCCGACGGTTCGCCGCTCGCCGAATTCCCGCTCAACCAGCCGCGCTACAAGGGTGCGAGCATCCTTGTCGCCGGCAGCAATTTCGGCTGCGGGTCGTCGCGCGAGGGCGCGGTCTATGCCCTGATGGATTGCGGCATCCGGGCGATCATCGCCGAGAGCTTCGGCGACATCTTCCATCAGAACGCGCTGGTCAACGGGATGCTGCCGGTCGTGCTGGCCAAGGCCCAGGTCGCCGCGATCATGGAGCGGGCGGACAATCCGGCGGCGGGCGCAATCGAGATCGACCTGGAAGCGCAGCGCGTCGTGCTGGGCTCCACGGCCATCGATTTCGCCATCGACCCGTTCCGCCGCCACTGCCTGCTGAACGGCGTCGACGACATCGACTTCACGCTTCAGTTCGCGGCGGATATCGGCCGCTATGAAGCCCAGCACGGACTCGCCTGA